A genomic window from Pyxidicoccus trucidator includes:
- a CDS encoding AHH domain-containing protein, which yields MSSRFICALLLGFLGAGCASTRGVRLETGEGAPLEYVPPTWGGSVEVDEDDFEEALALLVLELPLSLRPSEAGWLVRASTRGGMVDRALRSTLHRDYGHWCRAHEAPGDCLSLLEDGLGLGETDRLKLALGLSLDPMHESLANAVEDTLNPTFFKAVVVSALVSWALLAAAPEPLFTKAAAAVALVMVAYLGGEVFLRVVAACGELKRAADRATTFQELEEAGARFGGVVGDAGARIFVLAVAAVVSGGTTGGAAWLASRLPLFPGIGQAAALSASQVGVDLAAIDQVSAVAVVEGTLVITLAPNAVAMAARSGGRKQDHHLATIRNEKSAARGGPWTPRFKRIFDKAGMKLKDPENVVPVEGHKGPHPQAYHERVYRRLELATEDCRNIASCKSALQKELRLLAKEASTPGTLLNNLLTQRVKP from the coding sequence ATGTCGTCGCGCTTCATCTGCGCGCTGTTGCTGGGCTTCCTGGGAGCAGGCTGCGCGAGCACGCGCGGGGTGCGCCTGGAGACGGGCGAGGGGGCGCCGCTCGAGTACGTGCCACCCACCTGGGGTGGGTCGGTCGAAGTGGACGAGGACGACTTCGAGGAGGCGCTGGCGCTGCTGGTGTTGGAGCTGCCCTTGTCCCTGCGGCCTTCGGAGGCGGGGTGGCTGGTTCGTGCCTCGACCCGGGGCGGCATGGTGGACCGGGCGCTGCGGAGCACGCTGCACAGGGACTATGGCCACTGGTGCCGGGCGCACGAAGCCCCTGGAGACTGTCTGTCTTTGCTGGAGGACGGGCTGGGGCTGGGCGAGACGGACAGACTGAAGCTGGCGCTGGGACTGTCGCTGGACCCGATGCACGAGAGCCTCGCGAACGCGGTGGAGGACACCCTCAACCCCACCTTCTTCAAGGCCGTGGTGGTGTCGGCCCTGGTGTCCTGGGCGCTGCTGGCGGCGGCACCCGAGCCGCTCTTCACCAAGGCGGCCGCGGCGGTGGCACTGGTGATGGTGGCGTACCTGGGAGGCGAGGTCTTCCTGAGGGTGGTGGCGGCGTGTGGTGAGCTGAAGCGGGCCGCGGACAGGGCCACCACGTTCCAGGAGTTGGAGGAGGCCGGCGCGCGCTTTGGCGGAGTTGTAGGAGACGCGGGCGCGCGAATCTTCGTTCTCGCGGTGGCGGCGGTGGTGAGCGGAGGCACGACGGGAGGCGCCGCATGGCTGGCGTCACGGCTGCCCTTGTTCCCGGGCATCGGGCAGGCGGCGGCGCTGAGCGCATCCCAGGTTGGAGTGGACCTGGCGGCCATCGACCAGGTGAGCGCGGTGGCGGTGGTGGAGGGCACGCTCGTCATCACCCTGGCACCCAATGCGGTCGCCATGGCCGCGAGGAGCGGGGGCCGGAAGCAGGACCATCACCTCGCCACGATTCGCAATGAGAAGTCCGCCGCGCGGGGCGGGCCCTGGACGCCGAGGTTCAAGCGCATCTTCGACAAGGCGGGGATGAAGCTGAAGGACCCGGAGAACGTTGTCCCGGTCGAGGGCCATAAGGGACCTCATCCACAGGCGTACCATGAGCGTGTCTACCGACGATTGGAGCTGGCAACGGAAGACTGTCGCAATATCGCGTCGTGCAAGTCAGCGCTTCAGAAGGAGCTCCGCTTGCTTGCGAAAGAAGCCTCGACGCCGGGCACGCTGCTCAACAACCTGCTCACGCAGCGCGTGAAGCCATAG
- a CDS encoding pilus assembly protein: protein MQPSRLLIRARRGQALVLFALTLLLLTLMVLMTLGFGMRAKERVEIQMAADAAAYSQAVATARTFNAIAVMNRAQVAHMVAMAGTQALISHSSQEFAAHNVVCPEDIPSAEWHAGDEAAASQVKSLQGQAGSFHRAGIAIYTKLLTDHVMGQELTRKVAAAVNGELEAPLEGAAKSFSELNGNNAVRSREDVINALKAGGGACGAGDGAVCMSGGGTLALNATMGSMGWTWVHNRGGGSAGFGTGGASVSTAFRHYSSAGEMDPSTYNTISGRNSTAHDHGRGVIPTQCRSAPPVPAVASDAWVMSDEEQTHEDQHVYGARVSPGQAMENGDPPYRMHTLGACAVCPGIWPYSMGYNVGELQRGAANQYGQPKLYSMLYRDYASPQRRRNPDPWNLLFRFRFTAESDTTFDNSSPLGRIGPTGREDVQRNQVALAAGLVYYHRPRPAAQGGGWREPPNFLNPFWRATLASPEGSVDDRPADSLAGAGFTEHARALRRLVGEGYRGGGPGGRGY from the coding sequence GTGCAGCCCTCACGGCTTCTGATACGCGCGCGGCGAGGGCAGGCGCTGGTGCTCTTCGCGCTGACGTTGCTGCTGCTGACGCTGATGGTCCTGATGACGCTGGGCTTCGGCATGCGCGCGAAGGAGCGCGTCGAAATCCAGATGGCGGCGGACGCCGCGGCCTACAGCCAGGCGGTGGCCACCGCGCGCACCTTCAACGCGATTGCGGTGATGAACCGCGCGCAGGTGGCGCACATGGTGGCCATGGCCGGCACGCAGGCGCTCATCAGCCACAGCAGCCAGGAGTTCGCGGCGCACAACGTGGTGTGCCCGGAGGACATCCCGTCCGCCGAGTGGCACGCCGGGGACGAAGCAGCGGCCAGCCAGGTGAAGAGCCTCCAGGGACAGGCAGGCAGCTTCCACAGGGCCGGGATTGCCATCTACACGAAGCTGCTGACCGACCATGTCATGGGACAGGAGCTGACGCGGAAGGTCGCGGCGGCGGTCAATGGCGAGCTGGAGGCCCCCCTGGAAGGTGCCGCGAAGAGCTTCTCCGAGCTCAACGGCAACAACGCGGTGCGCTCGCGCGAGGACGTCATCAATGCGCTGAAGGCGGGAGGAGGCGCGTGCGGCGCGGGTGACGGGGCGGTGTGCATGTCCGGCGGAGGCACGCTCGCGCTCAATGCCACCATGGGGAGCATGGGCTGGACGTGGGTGCACAACCGGGGTGGCGGCAGCGCGGGCTTCGGCACCGGCGGCGCCTCGGTCTCCACCGCCTTCCGTCACTACAGCTCGGCGGGGGAGATGGACCCGTCCACCTACAACACCATCTCCGGCCGCAACTCGACGGCGCATGACCATGGGCGCGGCGTCATTCCCACGCAGTGCCGCTCGGCGCCCCCGGTGCCGGCGGTCGCGAGCGATGCGTGGGTGATGTCCGACGAGGAGCAGACGCACGAGGACCAGCACGTGTACGGCGCCCGCGTGTCCCCGGGCCAGGCCATGGAGAACGGCGACCCCCCGTACAGGATGCACACGCTGGGCGCGTGCGCCGTGTGCCCCGGCATCTGGCCCTACTCCATGGGCTACAACGTAGGCGAGCTGCAGCGGGGCGCGGCGAACCAGTACGGCCAGCCCAAGCTGTACAGCATGCTGTACCGGGACTACGCCAGCCCGCAGCGGCGGAGGAACCCGGACCCGTGGAACCTCCTCTTCCGCTTCCGCTTCACCGCGGAGAGCGACACGACCTTCGACAACAGCAGCCCACTGGGCCGCATTGGCCCGACGGGGCGCGAGGACGTGCAGCGCAACCAGGTGGCCCTGGCCGCCGGCCTCGTCTACTACCACCGGCCGCGCCCCGCGGCGCAGGGCGGCGGCTGGCGCGAGCCCCCCAACTTCCTCAACCCCTTCTGGCGCGCCACGCTGGCGAGTCCCGAGGGCTCCGTCGACGACCGGCCCGCGGACAGCCTGGCGGGCGCGGGCTTCACCGAGCACGCGCGGGCGCTGCGCCGGTTGGTGGGCGAGGGCTATCGGGGTGGCGGCCCGGGCGGAAGGGGGTACTGA
- a CDS encoding TadE family protein: MPPPGTQRTSPQSGQAAVEAALTLPLVVFLVLGTLQLFMMLQARILAQVAVYRAVRAGSLNHGSCLPMTHAALVTMLPTVTRTDTGARLAEAFSPRRHNHFRVRSSSGDAFNEPMIEIVRESPDAGWAQSLEGGEDLLFDQPTNNAGALRARTLEIRMVAWYYMRIPFANWVMSRMFLAHFQLQRYTATNPLMPVQKRAAWYGETDDTIGRDRWPGGDLGDRMVRWSNQGHFVFPIQVSAAMRMMTPVMSEYFQGGPACSPHGF; the protein is encoded by the coding sequence ATGCCACCCCCGGGCACGCAGCGCACATCCCCTCAGTCAGGCCAGGCCGCGGTAGAGGCGGCGCTGACGTTGCCGCTGGTGGTGTTCCTGGTGCTGGGGACGCTGCAGCTCTTCATGATGTTGCAGGCGCGAATCCTGGCGCAGGTGGCGGTGTACCGGGCGGTGCGCGCGGGCAGCCTCAACCACGGCAGCTGCCTGCCGATGACGCACGCGGCGCTGGTGACGATGCTGCCCACGGTGACGCGCACGGACACGGGGGCGCGGCTGGCGGAGGCCTTCTCACCCCGGCGCCACAACCACTTCCGGGTGCGCAGCTCCTCCGGGGACGCCTTCAACGAGCCGATGATTGAAATCGTCCGCGAGTCGCCGGACGCCGGCTGGGCCCAGTCGCTGGAGGGCGGCGAGGACCTGCTGTTCGACCAGCCCACGAACAACGCTGGCGCGCTGCGGGCGCGCACGTTGGAGATACGAATGGTGGCCTGGTACTACATGCGCATCCCGTTCGCGAACTGGGTGATGAGCCGCATGTTCCTGGCCCACTTCCAGCTCCAGCGTTACACGGCCACCAATCCGCTGATGCCCGTGCAGAAGCGCGCGGCCTGGTACGGCGAGACAGACGACACGATTGGGCGGGACAGGTGGCCGGGTGGAGACCTGGGCGACCGCATGGTGCGCTGGAGCAACCAGGGCCACTTCGTCTTCCCCATCCAGGTGAGCGCTGCCATGCGGATGATGACGCCCGTCATGTCCGAGTACTTCCAGGGAGGTCCCGCGTGCAGCCCTCACGGCTTCTGA
- a CDS encoding helicase-related protein produces MSLVEGSKVRYLPQPEWGVGHLMSFQEEGAKALVSFPAREDAPVLVSTKGGALVQYPLPPGEPVLTYKGRLALVIREEPGARGLRRYVLRYADTGEEDELPESEVRALPPRSDLLSTLREGRVGEAKAFTLRKQALVLDDERRCDALGALLASRIMVKPHQVGVVQRVLSARRPRFVLADEVGLGKTIEAGMVFSALRLSGLARRCLVVAPSHLTVQWLVELFHKFNQLFTLMDSDRYEQSLKEAPGVSPWARFPLVVTSLELLSRSAEHRGELGAEDAFWDLVIIDEAHHLKGEKAFEAAKVLAGNSWGLLLLTATPMQLDPAEYHGLLTLIDAATAPTVAGFEERLKRQEELSSAVRALMEGGKPSAAVQALAKRFPEDTKLATLKDRDALLQHLAETYSLSDRLVRNRRAVVGGFSTRRLHRHPVELPAEELEIRDAALAALAGGTLRGAPLGNVLRRLESSPAAFAGAVKANPVLKGQADALRLPTRDAKFVAFLNVLRGTWKTEPAAKVLVFTESRDTLDALQSELGREGVEALGYHGDLPLVERDRQVARFRDPEGPKVLLCTEVGGEGRNFQFAHHLVHYDLPWSPATVEQRIGRLDRIGQTHPVEIHVFDPAGTLASDVLMLLADAVGVFGETVGGLDAVLEEVEDRLAELALLPREARVAYAQELKAKVEAARAQVKRAYDPLLDVRSFDKPAVERLVKRAQERMGIEEEDEGEDGEAASVEDGLWGVARDLDERLEESVTELARRVGIGVDTDEQVEAFQVAFQFGHALKVDGLPGLDVMEDRTVLGTFWRDTAVEAEELEYFATGHSLVEALFGFLRDGPYGRSAFRFIEKRGPLKARGLELLYHVQLPEPEDTSPGARVPSRQLARFLERTLLRVAVVEGANGPKADTTVLPALETEGKGLKGDEVSRAFPGFGAFVDASVPVGQKAAQAELAKLATRARKAIEAERDAAAERLRLSLAHQGLQADAVEAQLDAERTHYERLLKALAGAKVVLDSACGFVINR; encoded by the coding sequence ATGTCCCTCGTCGAAGGTTCGAAGGTCCGCTACCTCCCGCAGCCCGAATGGGGTGTGGGACACCTGATGTCCTTTCAGGAGGAGGGCGCCAAGGCGCTCGTCTCCTTCCCGGCCCGGGAGGACGCGCCGGTGCTGGTGTCCACCAAGGGCGGCGCGCTGGTGCAGTACCCGCTGCCGCCGGGCGAGCCGGTGCTGACGTACAAGGGACGGCTGGCCCTGGTCATCCGCGAGGAGCCCGGCGCGCGAGGCCTGCGCCGCTACGTGCTGCGCTACGCGGACACCGGCGAGGAGGACGAGCTGCCCGAGTCCGAGGTGCGCGCGCTGCCGCCGCGCTCGGACCTGCTGTCCACGCTGCGCGAGGGGCGCGTGGGCGAGGCGAAGGCCTTCACCCTGCGCAAGCAGGCGCTGGTGCTGGACGACGAGCGCCGCTGCGACGCGCTGGGCGCGCTGCTGGCCAGCCGCATCATGGTGAAGCCGCACCAGGTGGGCGTGGTGCAGCGCGTGCTGTCCGCGCGCCGGCCCCGCTTCGTGCTGGCGGACGAGGTGGGCCTGGGCAAGACGATTGAGGCGGGCATGGTGTTCAGCGCGCTGCGGCTGTCGGGCCTGGCGCGCCGGTGCCTCGTGGTGGCGCCCAGCCACCTCACCGTGCAGTGGCTGGTGGAGCTGTTCCACAAGTTCAACCAGCTCTTCACGCTGATGGACTCGGACCGCTACGAGCAGTCCCTCAAGGAGGCGCCGGGCGTCTCGCCCTGGGCGCGCTTCCCGCTGGTGGTGACGAGCCTGGAGCTGCTGTCGCGCAGCGCGGAGCACCGCGGCGAGCTCGGCGCCGAGGACGCCTTCTGGGATTTGGTCATCATCGACGAGGCGCACCACCTCAAGGGCGAGAAGGCCTTCGAGGCGGCGAAGGTACTGGCGGGCAACTCATGGGGCCTGCTGCTGCTCACCGCCACGCCCATGCAGCTGGACCCGGCGGAGTACCACGGGCTGCTCACCCTCATCGACGCGGCCACCGCGCCCACGGTGGCGGGCTTCGAGGAGCGGCTGAAGCGCCAGGAGGAGCTGTCCTCCGCCGTGCGCGCGCTGATGGAGGGAGGCAAGCCCTCCGCCGCGGTGCAGGCGCTGGCGAAGCGCTTCCCCGAGGACACGAAGCTGGCGACGCTGAAAGACAGGGACGCGCTGCTCCAGCACCTCGCGGAGACGTACAGCCTCAGCGACAGGCTGGTGCGCAACCGTCGCGCGGTGGTGGGCGGCTTCTCCACGCGCCGGCTGCACCGCCACCCGGTGGAGCTGCCCGCCGAGGAGCTCGAGATTCGTGACGCCGCGCTGGCGGCGCTGGCGGGCGGCACCCTGCGCGGCGCGCCGCTGGGCAACGTGCTGCGCCGGCTGGAGTCCAGCCCCGCCGCCTTCGCGGGCGCGGTGAAGGCCAACCCCGTCCTCAAGGGCCAGGCAGACGCGCTGCGGCTGCCCACCCGCGACGCGAAGTTCGTCGCCTTCCTCAATGTCCTGCGCGGCACCTGGAAGACGGAGCCGGCGGCGAAGGTGCTCGTCTTCACGGAGAGCCGCGACACGCTGGACGCGCTCCAGTCGGAGCTGGGGCGCGAGGGCGTGGAGGCGCTGGGCTACCACGGCGACCTGCCGCTGGTGGAGCGCGACAGGCAGGTGGCGCGCTTTCGAGACCCGGAGGGCCCGAAGGTGCTGCTGTGCACGGAGGTGGGCGGAGAGGGCCGCAACTTCCAGTTCGCGCACCACCTGGTGCACTACGACTTGCCCTGGAGCCCGGCCACGGTGGAGCAGCGCATCGGCCGCCTGGACCGCATCGGCCAGACGCACCCGGTGGAAATCCACGTCTTCGACCCGGCGGGCACGCTGGCGTCGGACGTGCTGATGCTGCTGGCGGATGCCGTCGGCGTCTTCGGCGAGACGGTGGGCGGCCTGGACGCGGTGCTGGAGGAGGTGGAGGACCGGCTGGCGGAGCTGGCGCTGCTGCCGCGCGAGGCCCGCGTGGCGTACGCCCAGGAGCTGAAGGCGAAGGTGGAGGCCGCGCGGGCGCAGGTGAAGCGCGCGTATGACCCGCTGCTGGACGTGCGCAGCTTCGACAAGCCGGCGGTGGAGCGGCTGGTGAAGCGGGCCCAGGAGCGCATGGGCATCGAAGAGGAGGACGAGGGCGAGGACGGCGAAGCCGCGAGCGTGGAGGACGGCCTGTGGGGCGTGGCGCGTGACTTGGACGAGCGCCTGGAGGAGTCCGTCACCGAGCTGGCGCGCCGGGTGGGCATCGGCGTGGACACGGACGAGCAGGTGGAGGCGTTCCAGGTGGCCTTCCAGTTCGGCCATGCGCTGAAGGTGGACGGGCTGCCGGGCCTCGACGTCATGGAGGACCGGACGGTGCTGGGCACCTTCTGGCGCGACACGGCGGTGGAGGCGGAGGAGCTGGAGTACTTCGCCACCGGCCACTCGCTGGTGGAGGCCCTCTTCGGCTTCCTGCGCGACGGCCCCTATGGGCGCAGCGCGTTCCGCTTCATCGAGAAGCGCGGGCCCCTGAAGGCGCGCGGGCTGGAGCTGCTGTACCACGTGCAGCTCCCCGAGCCGGAGGACACCTCCCCGGGCGCGCGCGTGCCCAGCCGCCAGCTGGCGCGCTTCCTGGAGCGCACGCTGCTGCGCGTGGCCGTGGTGGAGGGTGCCAACGGCCCGAAGGCGGACACCACGGTGCTGCCCGCGCTGGAGACGGAGGGGAAGGGGCTCAAGGGCGACGAGGTGTCGCGCGCCTTCCCGGGCTTCGGCGCCTTCGTGGACGCCTCCGTGCCGGTGGGCCAGAAGGCCGCGCAGGCGGAGCTGGCGAAGCTGGCCACCCGGGCGCGCAAGGCGATTGAGGCCGAGCGCGACGCGGCCGCCGAGCGTCTGCGCCTCTCCCTCGCCCACCAGGGCCTGCAGGCCGACGCCGTGGAGGCGCAGCTGGACGCCGAGCGCACCCACTACGAGCGGCTCCTCAAGGCCCTGGCGGGGGCGAAGGTGGTGCTCGACTCCGCCTGCGGCTTCGTCATCAACCGCTGA
- a CDS encoding ATP-binding protein, translating into MMRRWTFAQRVGAGLSACMLTGVLLLGTLLSALYGHGPTGGAVPGALPQALVAGLLGLAGVGALGFVLHRSLVPLHTRHEHSEQRLQLLMDGVTDYALCFLDRYGRVTAWSAGAARLSGWSEAEVTGRDADRLYAEDEVSAGVPRAHRERAAREGRLLSEGWRMRRDGTRFWAETLLTALHDGRGRLHGFAEVTRDITERRRMERAQALFAEAGRVLQPLSGAREVGEALTRLCVPEVADACILFAPTEDGTVRPQAVACADTDAASRLWEPLLRCPDDGEVGPSRVVRTGRSELLPELDAACLPHALDGTAHGELLRTLGVTSALTVPLAVGSRVLGALCLLSTGPHRRFGQVDRAFMEELAARAALALDNARLLAEAQDALELIGVAAHDLGNPLSSLQLRLRRLRMLEGANGHDPRMRDGLGGAEMETRRLGRLVHNLLDLSRMSAGRMTLDTEELDLAKLVREVVERHADQAAAAGCALTLRVEESASGQWDRQRLDRVVTNLVSNALKFGRGRPVEVHVHADADQARFTVKDAGIGISPEAQQRLFRRFQRVHGGEHHPGTGLGLYIVRQLVEAHGGSIHVQSRTGEGAEFTVELPRTPRTTSCVPSEARA; encoded by the coding sequence ATGATGCGCCGTTGGACGTTCGCTCAGCGAGTGGGCGCGGGGCTGTCTGCCTGCATGCTGACCGGTGTACTGCTGCTCGGGACGCTGCTGTCCGCGTTGTACGGCCACGGCCCCACCGGAGGCGCGGTGCCAGGAGCCCTACCCCAGGCGCTGGTGGCGGGGCTGCTCGGCCTGGCCGGAGTGGGCGCGCTGGGCTTCGTGCTGCACCGCTCGCTGGTCCCCCTCCACACGCGGCACGAGCACAGCGAGCAGCGCCTGCAGTTGCTGATGGACGGTGTGACGGACTACGCGCTGTGCTTCCTGGACAGGTATGGCCGCGTCACCGCGTGGAGCGCGGGCGCCGCGCGCCTCAGCGGCTGGTCCGAGGCGGAAGTCACCGGGCGCGACGCGGACAGGCTCTACGCCGAGGACGAGGTCTCCGCGGGCGTGCCCCGGGCCCACCGGGAGCGCGCCGCCCGCGAGGGGCGCCTGCTGTCCGAGGGCTGGCGGATGCGCCGCGACGGCACGCGCTTCTGGGCGGAGACGCTGCTCACCGCGCTGCACGACGGGCGCGGCCGGCTGCACGGCTTCGCCGAGGTGACGCGCGACATCACCGAGCGCCGCCGCATGGAGCGCGCCCAGGCCCTCTTCGCGGAGGCCGGCCGCGTCCTCCAGCCGCTGTCCGGCGCGCGCGAGGTGGGCGAGGCCCTCACCCGCCTGTGCGTGCCCGAGGTGGCGGATGCCTGCATCCTCTTCGCCCCCACCGAGGACGGCACCGTGCGCCCCCAGGCCGTGGCCTGCGCGGACACGGACGCCGCCAGCCGCCTGTGGGAGCCGCTGCTGCGCTGCCCGGATGATGGCGAGGTGGGCCCCTCGCGCGTGGTGCGCACGGGCCGGAGCGAGCTGCTGCCGGAGCTGGACGCGGCGTGTCTGCCTCACGCGCTGGACGGCACCGCGCACGGCGAGCTGCTGCGCACGCTGGGCGTGACGTCCGCCCTCACCGTGCCGCTGGCCGTGGGCTCACGCGTGCTGGGCGCGCTGTGCCTGCTGTCCACCGGCCCCCACCGCCGCTTCGGCCAGGTGGACCGCGCCTTCATGGAGGAGCTGGCCGCGCGCGCCGCCCTCGCGCTGGACAATGCGCGCCTGCTGGCCGAGGCCCAGGACGCGCTCGAGCTCATCGGCGTGGCCGCGCATGATTTGGGCAACCCGCTCAGCTCGCTCCAGCTCCGGCTGCGGCGGCTGCGCATGCTGGAAGGCGCCAACGGGCATGATCCACGCATGCGCGACGGGCTGGGCGGGGCGGAGATGGAGACGCGGCGGCTGGGCCGGCTCGTCCACAACCTCCTCGACCTGTCCCGCATGTCCGCCGGCCGGATGACGCTGGACACCGAGGAGCTGGACCTGGCGAAGCTGGTGCGCGAGGTGGTGGAGCGCCATGCCGACCAGGCCGCCGCCGCCGGCTGCGCCCTCACCCTGCGCGTGGAGGAGAGCGCCTCTGGCCAGTGGGACAGGCAGCGCCTGGACCGCGTCGTCACCAACCTCGTCAGCAACGCCCTCAAGTTCGGCCGGGGCCGCCCCGTGGAGGTGCACGTCCACGCGGATGCCGACCAGGCCCGCTTCACCGTGAAGGACGCCGGCATCGGCATCTCCCCCGAGGCCCAGCAGCGCCTGTTCCGCCGCTTCCAGCGCGTCCATGGCGGCGAGCACCACCCCGGCACCGGCCTGGGCCTCTACATCGTCCGCCAGCTCGTCGAGGCCCACGGCGGCTCCATCCACGTACAGAGTCGCACCGGGGAAGGCGCGGAATTCACGGTTGAGCTTCCCCGGACCCCACGTACCACGTCGTGCGTCCCCTCGGAGGCGCGGGCGTAA
- a CDS encoding cytochrome c3 family protein: MGGLGAPRAGCDGFVARLPSSLLSGRAALLASLAGLLVACGGPDVAGDVGDDVALEEQARELTGSDSDERRPSTKPVALSLEVENGEGRPLRVRAGGTFYINQIDIRAVVQATTDEGLKTLRTDSDFAGLGWAGAQVADQESTGLRAPFTRRRFYRDAAWMDVPSFFTVEPVDKHGRLTGAPVLVNAGSEHTRRTDSDDFFVRRFRAIQTATGCTTRTDCSGSTTFEEEALVELRNAYDHAKAHTLTFHPNTRALRLRWSLRPFAPYDIPVEQVKNPEYAYGFNLELTPLTPPRRNGTYAPGTEISFQLTLRDGAGKRLHPKGVLPAYNDVAPDGTESGLQYYRAFFDATTTYYRRKHRERMLMTQIVGPAQHVQPIRSIVTLEAFLDPNVDEQVVATPERDGVFSQFATLPFSNVLFGGAFVDPNLWNQINTDTFQFTVPANAAPGTYFVTAKGRRLYLGEDLPGSTTIEIQVGTPERTRANLTTGPCTSCHSKGGELSQVLHANDNRATCAGCHSPLAFELEGPIFVRTHFIHSRSNRFDAPLEKCSSCHLTKASVQRTSKAACLSCHKSYPDSHVAQFGPIESMYVGGGPESFQQCTGACHTQHPGSGL, encoded by the coding sequence ATGGGTGGACTTGGAGCCCCCCGGGCTGGCTGCGACGGGTTTGTTGCGCGCCTGCCCTCTTCCCTGCTGAGCGGCCGTGCGGCGCTGCTGGCGTCGCTGGCGGGGCTGCTGGTCGCCTGCGGTGGCCCGGACGTCGCGGGTGACGTCGGTGACGACGTGGCGCTGGAGGAGCAGGCCCGAGAGCTGACGGGCTCCGACTCTGACGAGCGCCGTCCGTCCACGAAGCCGGTGGCGCTGTCCCTGGAGGTGGAGAACGGCGAGGGACGGCCGCTGCGCGTGCGCGCGGGCGGCACCTTCTACATCAATCAAATCGACATCCGCGCCGTGGTGCAGGCCACCACCGACGAGGGCCTGAAGACGCTGCGCACCGACAGCGACTTCGCGGGCCTGGGCTGGGCCGGGGCGCAGGTGGCGGACCAGGAGTCCACCGGCCTGCGGGCGCCCTTCACCCGCCGCCGCTTCTACCGGGACGCCGCGTGGATGGACGTGCCCAGCTTCTTCACGGTGGAGCCGGTGGACAAGCATGGCCGCCTCACCGGCGCGCCGGTGCTGGTGAACGCGGGCAGCGAGCACACGCGCCGCACCGACAGCGACGACTTCTTCGTCCGCCGCTTCCGCGCCATCCAGACGGCCACCGGCTGCACCACGCGGACGGACTGCTCGGGCTCCACCACCTTCGAGGAGGAGGCGCTCGTCGAGCTGCGCAACGCGTATGACCACGCCAAGGCGCACACGCTCACCTTCCACCCGAACACCCGCGCCCTGCGCCTGCGCTGGAGCCTGCGCCCGTTCGCTCCCTACGACATCCCCGTGGAGCAGGTGAAGAACCCCGAGTACGCCTACGGCTTCAACCTGGAGCTCACCCCCCTGACGCCGCCCCGGCGCAACGGCACCTACGCTCCGGGCACGGAAATCTCCTTCCAGCTCACCCTGCGGGACGGGGCGGGCAAGCGCCTGCACCCGAAGGGCGTCCTGCCGGCCTACAACGACGTGGCACCGGACGGCACCGAGTCGGGGTTGCAGTACTATCGGGCCTTCTTCGATGCGACGACGACGTACTACCGGCGCAAGCACCGCGAGCGCATGCTGATGACGCAAATCGTCGGCCCCGCGCAGCACGTGCAGCCCATCCGCTCCATCGTCACGCTCGAAGCCTTCCTGGACCCGAACGTGGACGAGCAGGTGGTGGCCACCCCGGAGCGCGACGGCGTCTTCTCGCAGTTCGCCACCCTGCCCTTCTCCAACGTCCTGTTCGGCGGCGCCTTCGTCGACCCGAACCTCTGGAATCAAATCAACACGGACACCTTCCAGTTCACCGTCCCGGCGAACGCCGCCCCCGGCACCTACTTCGTGACGGCGAAGGGCCGCCGCCTGTACCTGGGCGAGGACCTGCCGGGCTCCACGACGATTGAAATCCAGGTGGGCACGCCCGAGCGCACCCGGGCCAACCTCACCACCGGCCCCTGCACGAGCTGCCACAGCAAGGGCGGCGAGCTGAGCCAGGTGCTGCACGCCAACGACAACCGCGCCACCTGCGCAGGCTGCCACTCGCCGCTGGCGTTCGAGCTGGAGGGGCCCATCTTCGTGCGGACCCACTTCATCCACTCGCGCTCCAACCGCTTCGACGCGCCCCTGGAGAAGTGCTCGTCCTGCCACCTGACGAAGGCGAGCGTCCAGCGCACCAGCAAGGCCGCCTGCCTGTCCTGCCACAAGTCCTACCCGGACAGCCATGTGGCGCAATTCGGACCCATCGAGAGCATGTATGTCGGTGGGGGCCCGGAGTCGTTCCAGCAGTGCACCGGGGCCTGTCATACTCAGCACCCGGGTAGCGGCCTCTAA